gttacaggttctgcacTCCTGTTCAACTGCGGTCCACAAGCGTATTCAGCGTGCTCTTGCACGCCTACGGTCGGCGATCCAAAAGAttacttcggccacgagcatCACCTTTTCCAGGAGCGTCTTGGGCTGCTTCTACGTTCCCTcgccagtggcgtcctgctggtagactggacttgcctcctcgccctgcactactactggtaaatgtcgtttacacgggactcgtattacggctgtgtcctccagcggttaacaaataagcactgtgtcgttacaggttctgcacTCCCGTTTTCAACTGCGGTGCGCAAGCGTACCCAGCGTGCTCTTGCACGACTCTACGGTATGCGCTTCAAAAGATTACTTCGACCACGAGCATCACCTGTTCCGGGAGCGACTACTATTGCTTCTACATTCCCTCAccagtggcgtcctgctggtagactggacttgCCTCCTCGCCGTGCACTACTGGTAAATGTCGTTTACACGGGACTCGTATTACGGCTGTGTCCTCCAGCggttaacaaataagcactgtgtcgttacaggttctgcacTCCCGTTTTCAACTGCGGTGCGCAAGCGTACCCAGCGTGCTCTTGCACGACTCTACGGTATGCGCTTCAAAAGATTACTTCGACCACGAGCATCACCTGTTCCGGGAGCGACTACTATTGCTTCTACATTCCCTCAccagtggcgtcctgctggtagactggacttgCCTCCTCGCCGTGCACTACTGGTAAATGTCGTTTACACGGGACTCGTATTACGGCTGTGTCCTCCAGCggttaacaaataagcactgtgtcgttacaggttctgcacTCCCGTTTTCAACTGCGGTGCGCAAGCGTACCCAGCGTGCTCTTGCACGACTCTACGGTATGCGCTTCAAAAGATTACTTCGACCACGAGCATCACCTGTTCCGGGAGCGACTACTATTGCTTCTACATTCCCTCAccagtggcgtcctgctggtagactggacttgCCTCCTCGCCGTGCACTACTGGTAAATGTCGTTTACACGGGACTCGTATTACGGCTGTGTCCTCCAGCggttaacaaataagcactgtgtcgttacaggttctgcacTCCCGTTTTCAACTGCGGTGCGCAAGCGTACCCAGCGTGCTCTTGCACGACTCTACGGTATGCGCTTCAAAAGATTACTTCGACCACGAGCATCACCTGTTCCGGGAGCGACTACTATTGCTTCTACATTCCCTCAccagtggcgtcctgctggtagactggacttgCCTCCTCGCCGTGCACTACTGGTAAATGTCGTTTACACGGGACTCGTATTACGGCTGTGTCCTCCAGCggttaacaaataagcactgtgtcgttacaggttctgcacTCCTGTTCAACTGTGGTCCACAAGCGTACCCAGCGTGCTCTTGCACGACTCTACGGTATGCGCTTCAAAAGATTACTTCGACCACGAGCATCACCTGTTCCGGGAGCGACTACTATTGCTTCTACATTCCCTCACCAGTTgcgtcctgctggtagactggacttgcctcctcgccctgcactactGGTAAATGTCGTTTACATGGGACTCGTATTACGGCTGTGTCCTCCAGCggttaacaaataagcactgtgtcgttacaggttctgcacTCCTGTTCAACTGCGGTCCACAAGCGTACTCAGCGTGCTCTTGCACGCCTACGGTCGGCGATCCAAAAGAttacttcggccacgagcatCACCTGTTCCAGGAGCGTCTTGGGCTGCTTCTACGTTCCCTcgccagtggcgtcctgctggtagactggacttgcctcctcgccctgcactactactggtaaatGTCGTTTACATGGGACTCGTATTACGGCGGTGTcaatcagaatttattgttacGAGTTGGGTTACATTACGAGTATTCagtatgcaggaggaggtcccatagtcggACTGTTCGGGACCTTGTGTACAAGAACAGTTACGATAGTTGAGATCTCAAAGGAACAATAGCACATAATGTAGTATACAAGCAACAGGAACTGAACATTAACACAGAAAAAATAcagaattgattacaaataacAAGGTTTAGCTCATCTCATGGTAGCAAGAACAGTATGGGAAAATACCCGTTGTTCATCTACAAGaataaagacaaaagaaaaaagaaaaaaagaacggacGAAAAATTGGGACAGTAATCGGGACAAAATCGGGACAGCTTTTCCTAATGAGAGGAAGTGTTCCATACCCATATGGAAAAATTGCATGGTTTGTTTACCGTATAGTTATTGCGGATTCTTCGTgaaagaaaattgttattcaacGTGAATCTGGTGGTACTATGAATTGTCAAGTTATATTGTGAAAATGTGATTTATGGTAGCTCATTATgtagaaatttgtaaaaaaaacaCCTATGTTGTATTTAGTGAGCCGAGAAATAGTAAGGATGTTGTTCTCGTGTAGTAAGGAAGGGGTATTACAAAAGCGGGAACTATAAGTAATTATGATGGCTCCGTTCTGAACTGTCCGTAGATGCAATATTGATATTATAGGTGGTTCCCCAACATATCATACCAAAAGCAATAAGTGGACGAAAGTGGTATAGTGAGAGCAATGTGGTACGTGTGAAGTAAGCGCGTGCTTTAAGGTGCGTATACGGTAAgctattttttttatgtgagcaatatgattgtGATATTTCAGGTTACAATCAAGGAGAATgccaaggaaagatgaacatgaacttggatgAAGGCAGTGGGGACCAAAACTGATAGGTGGAATGGAAGCTGTTTCGCTGATGTGAAGAGAATACAGGAAGTTTAGTCTTAGTTGCAttaatagataacatgttaacATTACACCGACTTAGAATGTTTTCTAAGTCAGCTTATTACGAGAGCTTATTAACGAGAGACGACATCTTTATGAAAGGTGAACGTtgtggtatcatcagcgtacacattgcattttgtcgaagaaagacaattaggtaaatcattaatataaactatAAAGAGAAGTGGCCCCAGGATggagccctgaggcacaccggtgTTAGTAGTTCGCTGTCGAGAATAAGCACTGGAAACACAACTTGAACCTGGTTATATAAGTAGCTTTTTAGTAGCGAAAGGGCGCGACCCCAAATACCGATTGCTTCGAGCTTAGAATAGGGTATTATGATTTACGCTATCAAATGCTTGCGTTAGATCGATGAAAACTGTGGCGGCGAGAAATCCCTCGTCGATAACTTTTTTTAGCTGGTCCGTAAGATGAATAAGTGCCAACTCTGTGGAATACCCATGGCGAAAACCGAACTGGCATGCAGAGAAGATAATTAGATATTTCGTTAGCCGCATTTCAATTAGTTTCTCAAGAGCTATCCCAACGAACGGCAGATTGCTAATAGATTTGTAGTTGTGCAATAATGAGCTATCGCCCTTTTTGAAGACTGCGATAACATTGCCGCACTTCATTTCAGAACTACAGAAACCAGTCTTTAACAATAAATCAAAGTAGGTCTGAAATTAGGTGCGCCATTAATGTTAGCAGGAAGCACCTCATCAATTCCAGGGCTTAGGTTATTTATAACAGCGGCCATTCCTTCTGGCGTTATAGGAAATAAAAGTAATGGCGGTAGACAGTTCACGTTGATCATCTGTGCAGGAGTAGGTCGATTATTAGGAAACTGCTAAAAGCCTCGGCTATTTCAGCGGGGGAATCGAGCTCTACTCCATCCTTTGAAATTCTGGGTAGCTGGTTTAGTTGTCTATTTAAAAAGGAGTTGACAATTTCCCATTCCTATTTAGTGTTATTAGCCGCCTGTAAAATTCTTCGCTCGAAATACAATAGTTTAGCTGGTTTTATTTTGCAGTTAAGTGTTACAGAAGCTTTCTGATCGGGCACTTAGGTTCATGTTGATTGCCTTTCAGTTTTCCTATATAAATTACCCCATTTGCGCATTTCTAGTAACTGCTGTGAGAGGCATGAATTCTGAGAAAATGAcattatttttgcatttctttttcgaGGTGCACTTCCGGAAGTACGAGATAATCagtgaaaaaaattatgaaaaaggCTTTCTGGGGGTCGTTTAGTGATATAATTTAAGAACAACTTGTATTAGCAACACTATTTATGAAGCTATCTTTGTCAAGAACATCTTTAGTGTGTAAAAGTGGGCAAAGTCGCACATTAGAATTGAAACGTAAAagcagagaggggggggggggggggcggtaatGATTACTGATGTCGATGTGCAAAACTTTTGCCTCTGGTGAATGAATCAGGTTAGAAAATGCATGATCAATAAGTGTGCCTGTACCCTAAGCGACTTCGCGTGTGGGAACATTAAGCAATCACGTTCGTAGCTATGGAATAAACTAGTGTAGTTATACAAATAGGTGATGTTTCGAGTAAATGTTTATATCGTCTATTAGAAAATTTTTGTTTTCTAGTCGTACAGTATGTAAAATAAGATCGACATTGTTACAGAATTCATTGACTGACGATGAGGCAGAACGGTAAATGCAGCCAAATATGAAATTCTTGCCATCTTCAGCAAGAAAGCAGTTACTGAATTAAATCCAAACCGATTCGCACTTGGTAACCGTTAACGATAGATAATGTCTTCTTCGATAAGCAATATTAGAAGAAACATATATGGCAGCACCACCGTGATTAGTCGCCAGTCGGTTGCTGTATTCCACTTTGTAGTTAGGGAAGCAATACAAATTTTTGTCATCGTCAGATAACCAGGTTTCAGAATGGCAATTAGTGAGAACGGACTAGTTAGCCATGCGAGGAAATTATCAATAGCGTCGAAGTGTTTATGAACACTCCTAGCATTAAAATGAATATAAGAATGAAATCCATCTAAGAATTGATTGCATTTCAGTATGCAAGCCATGTTTGTTGTCAATTGGTTGAACAATTATGCCTAGTCTAATTTGAATGCATGGGTCGTCATGAATATGGAGAAATTTGCTGTTAGTAGTCTTCCTAGCCTTAATTTGGCAGTTGCCCGCCCAAAGGAacagtttctttatttctttaatatTAGAGCCTTGGAAAAGAGAGCCTTGTTAGACGGGGTCGTATATGCTCATTTAGAAAAACGGGAGCGTTGGAAGAACCGGAAAATCCAATGTTCATGGGACAGTTTGGCTTTACGCGCTTTACTAACAAAGTCGGTTTTCTTCGTTCTCGAATGTAAACGAGCGATGATATTCTTCTTGTCATTAGATCTGGTGGGAACGCGATGAACAAGAACAATGTCCAGATCGCTAGGCCATACGGAACCGCCAATTCTGTCCCCTATCTCCTCCAGTGTttaacaaataagcactgtgtcgttacaggttctgcacTCCTGTTTACAATTGCGGTACACAAGAGTACCCAGCGTGCTCTTGACGACTCTACGGTCTGCGCTCCAAAAGGTTACTTCTGCCGCAGGAATCGCCTGTTCCAGGAGCGGCTGCTACTGCTTCTATATTCCCTCGCCAGTGGCGTCTTGCTCGTAGGCTGGACTTGtctcctcgccctgcactactactggtaagtGCCGTTTCCACGAGACTCGTATTACGACTTGTCCTCCAGTGTTTAACAAATAAGCACCgtgtcgttacaggttctgcacTCCTGTTTTAGATTGCGTTGGGTACCTAGCACGCTCCTGCACGTAGACTATCCGGTCTGCGCTCCGAAAGAGATTACTTCCGGCACGAGCATCACCGTTCCATGTGCGACTGCTATTGCTTCTACGTTCTCTCGCCGACGGCGTCCTGCTGGCAGACTGAACTTAGCCTGGCGCCCTTGGActtaattttggtaaatatcgCGTACACACGACTGTACTGAACCTGCGTGTTTTCGAATGACCAACAAACAGGGCTTGTGTCGTTTCAGGTTCCCAGTGTTTGCTGTCGCTTGTGGCGCAAGAGAAATGTTCCAGCACGCCCATTTACAAGAACATGCCTGGCTGGCCTTGCCTCACGAGCAGCCATCTTCAGCCCGATCGTCCTGCCACGTGCTCTCTACAACAAGCTTCCTCGTGAACGCGTCGTACGCCTGTCTTGGCGGTGTCCTGCACGATGTCGACGGCGTGTTCATGCTCTGAAGGACTGCGTGTCGTCACCATCCCGCGACCGTCTATCCGATGTGCTCCTACAGTTCGCTGTTGCCCTTTTCCGCCGGCATATTTAACGAGTTTAGTGTAGCAAGCTTTTCTGCTTTGAAAGAGTGGTACGTTGCTCAGCGAATGGATGGCGCTTCTAGAAATCGGGTTAATACGAAGCAGATCAGTAAAAAAGGTTTACTTACGTGGACATCACTCAGTCCTTAATGACTGTCAACGTTTTCATGAGCCAATCTGTAAATTTTTGGTGGCGAGAGTAATGGACGTTCATTGACATTGTGCACTTTTGTagtagtgtgtgcgtgcgtgtgcatgtcacctactgtgtttttttttcgatcgagAATGTATATGGGCTCCGCCGCTAACTGGCGCACTTAGAATTTTTATATTTTGGTAGCATTTCCAGCGTCACAGTTGCTTCACTTTTCCCAGTTCATTCCTgttgagagagagaaactttgttagaccaggcttcttgaggccaaaggtgggtggcctatcctcagtccaggtagccatgtcTCGCTGCCgtcgcccgagccctgttcaccaaccgtagctggctgtcagggtcttgcgtcaccagcagagcctcccactggtctttcaATTCTTCCTTCATATCCGCTTCTTCCTGCTTGTTATCGCTTGGTGATGATGGcggtggtacttcgcggttatttctgcactccagcaccatatggcgcaaggtgttgggcgtgtccggcgggcagaacttgcagtctcgcccgtaggttcccggatacatggcgtgcaggAGTGTTCCATgcgggtaggttccagcctggagtcttctccaggttaccgcttgctccctactcatcgtcttatgcgcgggcgggtagcgacgcctctgcttcctgtagtgcgccaggatgtccgagtacttcttggacaTCCGTTCATTATCCTCATCGCAGTCGTTGGTCCGTGTTCTCTGcgtgtcggagatggctcggcgtgcatgatatcgagccgcggcgtgcgccgtcTGGTACCCCGCGAGAGACTAgtgtcccggcgtccagaggatttgtgccgTTTCTATCTCGgtgttgttcaagacctgaagtgctgcctttccgatCCTTCCGTTCACATACCTCCTGCACGCTTCTTGCGAGTCCTTCACCACGGTAACCAGggtcttcttgcacgttgcgatggccagcgCTATGCCCAGCTcctccgctgtgctcgcgtccttggcacgtatggatgtggctgtaagttgttcgcccttctcgtcgaccacgctgattgcaaaTCGGTCGTATGTTCTGTACGCAGCTGCGTCCATGTATCTCACATTTTCTTTGTGCTGTTTGTGCGTTCCAGTATGTgcttgagcgcctgtattctcgcctgtctcctttccttgtcgtactcgggatgaatgtttctgggaatggtacttatctGTAGCTTGTccctgatctcgtgtgggatacgctgaggtaggtgcctctcatcctcgacttggtagcccaaaTCTTagagcagggctcttcccgtttTTGTtagctttagtctctccagttggttgacgttgtgcgcttccacgggctcttcccacgtgttgtgaaCTACCATTTTGAGTAGTTTCACTGTGGATGTGGAAGGGGACAGGCCCAACGCAATTTTGtaggattttctgatgagggcgtttactttgtctcgttaactgttcatgtcaacgtatggggtcccgtaggTGACGATGCTCGTGAACAGCGCTTGTATTATTCTCGTGCAGTCTTCCTCCTTCAGTCCGTgccttttgctcgtcactcttttgataaggtgggttatttgttgcattgttctctgaattttttccaactctgctgcCCCGaccccgtccttttgaatcaggagccCGAGGATGCGGAGCCTCGTTACCTGCGGAAtcatgcctcccacctttacttcCGGGTCTGGTAtatgctgcggttgtcggcctcttgtgcgctttcttagTACCAAGAGCTGACTTTTctggtgcgcacgtcagtccacatgcttccaggtacctCTCCGTTGTGTCAAcagcttcttgcagagcgtcttgctgtttacctgtcgaccctcccgtagtccacatggtgaggtcgtcagcatatattccgtaaccaatcccttctatttgcttcagtttgGGTAGCGagctcatcgctatattgaatagcatcggcgaaatgacgaagccttgtggcgttccctttcgcggtatgtcgaatttctcagagcgtaagttgtctatccccactgtggctgtccgttctttcacaaaagctttgatgtaattatatatatattcttaccGCAGTTACATACGTTGAGGTgttgcagtatggcttcgtgtgacacgttgtcgaaagcccctttcacgtcaagtgcgaggatggctcttttgctgtgcgtgtccagtttgtcgatgactttttcttTGATATGCAGTAACACGTCTTGCGTAGACAGGTGAGCTCTAAATCCGAACATGGTGTTTGGGACGTGTCCGTTGTCTTCGAGTTGttcgatcatgcggttgtgcaccatgtgctcagTTTTCCAGCACACGACGTGAGGGATAgaggtcgaaggttctgcacgctggTGGGCTTGTTGGGTTTGGGCATCATGGatacctcggcatgtttccattccggtggtactttactgttcccagcactcgttgatgtattttaagagtgtctacagagggtccgtcaaAGTTCTGGAGTGTCTTGTTTATTCTGTCGCACCCCGGTgccgtgttgcgggtgagcttgctcaaggccctctcaatatctgcttctgtgaagggccgatccagttctatatttgggttgcctcgatactcgtcaaagtgcgaatctacagttatgttcCGCTCTgtacc
This Dermacentor albipictus isolate Rhodes 1998 colony chromosome 1, USDA_Dalb.pri_finalv2, whole genome shotgun sequence DNA region includes the following protein-coding sequences:
- the LOC135921915 gene encoding uncharacterized protein isoform X2, which encodes MRFKRLLRPRASPVPGATTIASTFPHQWRPAGRLDLPPRRALLVLHSRFQLRCASVPSVLLHDSTVCASKDYFDHEHHLFRERLLLLLHSLTSGVLLVDWTCLLAVHYWFCTPVQLWSTSVPSVLLHDSTVCASKDYFDHEHHLFRERLLLLLHSLTSCVLLVDWTCLLALHYWFCTPVQLRSTSVLSVLLHAYGRRSKRLLRPRASPVPGASWAASTFPRQWRPAGRLDLPPRPALLLESPVPGAAATASIFPRQWRLARRLDLSPRPALLLVLHSCFRLRWVPSTLLHVDYPVCAPKEITSGTSITVPCATAIASTFSRRRRPAGRLNLAWRPWT